From the genome of Bos javanicus breed banteng chromosome 20, ARS-OSU_banteng_1.0, whole genome shotgun sequence:
TCAAGctctgaaaaaaatcccatgtatttatttttacatatgctAGGAAAGAATGGGGTAGAGTGTGGTTATTCTTAGGTCCTATTCAAGATGTCTGCTTGAAGTCAACTAAAATTGTAAAAGTTCACATGAATTTccctgatttatttttaactgcgTTGTCAAGGTTGACATACAATAACTGCACATATTTTAAATTGTGCAAGTTTGATACATTTTGACATATTCATACACCCATGAAATTATCACCACAATCAAGCTTGTGAACATAGCCATCACCCCTAAAAGTGTGGATCTGTTGGTaatccctccttctctctcctccctacccccacccttcattctaggcaaccactgatctgtcaTTATCGATTAAGTTTGcgttttctagaattttgtataaatggagTCGTAAAATATATACTCTGTTTTGCCTGGCTTATTTCTCTCAGCATAATAGTTTTGAAATTCACCcatatgtgtgtatttctttCTATTCCAGATAGTGTTACACTGTACAAATACACCACagcttgtttatattttttatattacacGTAGTATTCTGTTATATGGATACAGCAACATTTACATATTTACCTTTTGATAGATACTTGGGTTGTTTTGAAATTTTgtcaattacaaataaaaattttaaggacaTTTGTATAAAAGTTATTGTATGGAcacagttttcttctttctcatggctaaATGAGAATGGACTGTCTGGGTTGTATGGTAGGTGTATGTTTCTTAAACtttgttatatttttcattttatgagttcagattatttgaaaatttctctTGAGATGTCATTGATTCGTGGGTTATTTAGAAATTTGTTgtgtaatttccaaatatttgtgaGTTTTCCAGATACTCTGAttatgatttctagtttaatttcacTATGTTGTACAGTTGCTATTCTTATAAATTTGTTAGTGTTTGTTTTATGACACGGAACATGGTCTATCTTATGAATATTCCCTGTACGCTTGAGAAGAATGTTCTCCTGTTGTTGGATGAGTGATCCATAAATGTCCATTAGGTCAGGTTGTGTTGTTAGTCTCTTCTCTATCCTTACTTATTTTCTTACCACTTTTTGTATTAATATCTAAACCCAAAATAGTAGAAATACATTGTGTGTTTTAAgcatatataaaagtaaattgtATATTAATAATGACAcaaaggatgggaggaaggaacCAAAAAGACACTTTTACAAGATCTTTATATaagattttataatattatttgacTTCTGATTAATCAAATATACCTGTTGTAAATCCTAGGGCAGAGActataaaggatttttttttgtttagaagtaatagaaataaaaaaatcagcgGTGGAGacgtgatcagatcagatcagatcagatcagttgctcagtcgtgtccgactctttgctaccccatgaatcgcagcatgccaggcctccctgttcatcaccaactcccggagttcactcagactcacgtctatcgagtcagtgatgccatccagccatctcatcctctgtcgtccccttctcttcctgcccccaatccctcccagcatcagagtcttttccaatgagtcaactcttcgcgtgaggtggccaaagtactggagtttcagctttagcatcattccctccagagaaatcccagggctgatctccttcaaaatggactggttggatctccttgcagtccaagggactctcaagagtcttctccaacaccacagttcaaaagcatcaattctttggcgctcagccttcttcatagtccaagtctcacatccatacatgaccactggaaaaaccatagccttgactagacgagcctttgttgacaaagtaatgtctctgcttttaaatatgctatctaggttggtcataactttccttgcaaggagtaagcgtcttttaatttcatggctgcggtcaccatctgcagtgattttggagccccccaaaataaagtctgacactgtttccactgtttccccatctatttcccatgaagtggtgggaccggatgccatgatcttcgttttctgaatgttgagctttaagccaactttttaactctcctctttcactttcatcaagaggcttttgagttcctcttcactttctgccaaagagtggtgtcatctgcatatctgaggttattgatatttctcccggtaatcttgattccagcttaaggCATAAAAATAGtcaatcaaaaagaagaaaagaaaaggaataaataatacaaatgggAAACATTTAATAGGATGATAGATTTAAAACTTACCATATGAATAATATTAAATGCAAACTAAGCATCTCAGTAAAAagacataaattatataattagacAAAAATTAAATCAGACCCAACTGTATACTGTCTACAAAAATCAACTTTAAGCATAAACTAATAGCTacattaaaagtgaaagaatggaAACATATTACACACTAACACTAATAAAAAGGAACCTGGAAAACTAGATTCTTGGTGGTCAGCACGTTACTAGTATATTCAGAAGCCGAATTATAATTTTGTACAAGTGAAAGatacaatgttataaaccaatgctgctgctgctgctgctgctgctgctaagtcacttcagtcgtgtctgactctgtgggaccccattgacggcagcccaccaggctcctccgtccatgggattttccaggtgagagtactggagtgggttgccattgccttctccgatgctacctcaaggaaaataattattatttgtgggaaaaaaaagctATATTGATATCAGGAAAAACAGACTTAAGAATGAGAAATATTATAGTTACCTtctaaagcaatttttaaaagataaaaattatttttgccttcatttattccatttacaATGCTGTTCATTTCTCAGTGTGGATTCAAATTTTTGTTTGATATTTTACATCTTCTACCATAAGAACTTCCTTTAACATATCCTGTAGTGAAGAGCTAGCGGCAAAGAATTAGTTGAGATTTTGTTTGTGTGAGAAAGTCACTATTTCGTCCTTCCTCTTTGAAAACTCTCTTCTCTGGGTTTTAGGGTTCTGAATtgacaggtttttctttttcctttcagcactttaaagacATTACTGCATTGTCTTCTGGCTTGCATGGTTTCTAATGAAAAGTctgctctcattttatttttgtttttctgcgtTTAATGTGACTTTTTCCTTCTAGCTGCCTTTAAGGTTTTCTCTTCATTGTTATTGTTTTCAGCAGTTGGCGTATCTTCTTTGATGTTTTCTGGACTTCTTGAATCTGTGGTTTGGATTTTGTCATCAAGTTTATTAGACCATCTGACATTATTCTCTATCTCTTAGATGCTCTTTATTTTTCCACtatttttctttgtgcttttgtTTGAGTTATTTCTATTGATTTATCTTCAAggtcactgatttttttcaactATGTGACATCTACTGATAGGCACGTGAAAGGCATTTTTAATGTCTGATTTTGTTTCTAGCAtttcatttgattattttcttacagttttcatCTCTCCACTAATAGTACCCATCTGACCTGTTGTTTTCACCTCTTCTATTACCGTCTTTGACATCTTagtcagtattttatattttcttgctaCTTGATTTCTGTTTATcccatttgtcttttttcctctttcttctcttcactgctttcttttaaagtatattttacaattttactcTGTCTCCTTTATTGGCGTATTAACTGTAACTCTTTGTTATGTTAGCAATTGCAATAGGATTAACAGCACACTTAAATACTTAACTTAGTACAGTTTACCTCAAGTAACATTTTATGTTTcacatatagtaaaaaaaaaaacttcagagtAATATATGTCCAGTTCTCACCTTCTGGCTTTAATCTACAGTTgccacattttttatttctatatgtgTCATAAATCCCAcaatatgttattattatttttgctttaaatcagggattgatatataatatattatatatattatataatatattgatttatatatttacaataaGGCCCGAGGGTCAAACCAGCCTCCCACCTGTACTGGTAAGTAAAGTTTCACCATAACACACCCATGCCAATTTATTTACATGCCTTTTAATGGATGCTTTCATACTATaacagcagagctgagtagttgccACAGACTACACATCTCACAATGCCTAAAATGTTTATTCCTTAACCCTTTCCAGAAAAGTTTTTCAGTCCCTGTTCTAAACAGCCAGTTATCTTAAAGATATTCCACTagtaataaataaatcatatttacCCATGTAGTTACCATTCTGatgcttttcattccttttggCAGAAACATATTTCAATCTGATATCATTTTCCTTGTGAGTGAaagattttctttaatgtttcctATACTGCAGGTCTGATgctgatggattttttttcagcTGTTGTATATCAACaaacttttctttatttcaccttcatttttaacacattattgacctgAGATGTATTAATGTCacaggtgttagtttctgcaaaaatcccctagTCAGTGATGTGTTAAAAGATTttgctgggtatagaattctatactgacaattttttttttaataccttaacGATGTTCCACTATCTTCTCATTTGCATTGTTTTGATGAGAAATATGCTTTTATCCTTATTTTTGTTACTATGAACatatcatgactttttttttcactgctttagggttttctttttatcactgattttaagcAACTGGATTATGATATGCTTGGAACAGTTTTCTCATACATCTTATGCTCGAGGTTGCATGAGGTTCTTGGATCTGTGggtatatagttttttttttaatttgaaagtttttcaaccattatttcttatattttttttcctgtccctTCAAGGAGTCTAATTATATAAATGTTAGGCATTTGAAGTTGCCTACATCTCCTTTATTGTTCCCCAGAGATGAAACCCAAGTCtttcacattgcaggtagattctttaccgtctgagccaccaggggagccctaaaACACATCTCATTTATGTtctcttaattatttatttgtatgcactttttctctgtgctttattttggatagtttctattgatatcttccagttttcttttgcagTGTCTAATTTGACATCAATCCTACCtagtatatttttaatctttaaaagatCATTATGagtcttttaataaatatattttatatttctacctAATATGTTCTATCTGCCCTGCAGCTTTTTGGTCATGTAGAATATAGATGTAATCACTATGTTAAGATCTTTTTCTGAGTGGAGGAGTCCGCCCGCTGTTGCCTGCGTAAGCGGAGCAGCGACTCCGGGCGGCTACGCCGCGGAATCGGCGTAGGCGGCTTTGGAGAATAGGCGGGCTGCGCTGCACCCGGGCTGGTCGCGGAGGGGGGAGGGGATGTCGGTCAGTGCGAGATCCGCTGCTGCTGAAGAGAGGAGCGTCAACAGCAGCACCATGGCAACAGAAGAACCTTGAAGGCTATGTGGGATTTGCAAATCTCCCAAATCAAGTATACAGAAAATCAGTGAAGAGAGGTTTTGAATTTACACTTATGGTTGTCGGTGAATCTGGACTGGGAAAGTCAACATTAATCAACTCATTATTCCTCACAGATTTGTATTCTCCAGAGTATCCAGGTCCTTCCCATAGAATAAAAAAGACTGTACAGGTGGAACAGTCCAAAGTTTTAATCAAAGaaggtggtgttcagttgctgcTCACAATAGTCGATACCCCAGGATTCGGAGATGCAGTGGATAATAGTAATTGCTGGCAGCCTGTTATCGACTACATTGATAGTAAGTTCGAGGACTACCTAAATGCAGAATCTAGAGTGAACAGACGTCAGATGCCTGATAACAGAGTGCAATGTTGTTTATACTTCATTGCTCCTTCAGGACATGGACTTAAACCATTGGATATTGAGTTTATGAAGCATTTGCATGAAAAAGTGAATATCATTCCACTTATTGCCAAAGCAGACACACTCACACCAGAGGAATGCCAACAGTTTAAGAAACAGATaatgaaagaaatccaagaacataaaattaaaatatatgaattccCAGAGACAgatgatgaagaagaaaataagcttGTTAAAAAGATAAAGGACCGTTTACCTCTTGCTGTGGTAGGTAGTAATACTATCATTGAAGTTAATGGAAAAAGGGTCAGAGGAAGGCAGTATCCTTGGGGTGTTGCAGAAGTTGAAAATGGTGAACATTGTGATTTTACAATTCTAAGAAATATGTTGATAAGAACACATATGCAGGACTTGAAAGATGTCACTAATAATGTACACTATGAGAACTACCGGAGCAGAAAACTGGCAGCTGTGACTTATAATGGAGTTGATAATAACAAGAATAAAGGGCAACTTACTAAGAGCCCTCTTGcacaaatggaagaagaaagaagggaacaTGTAGCTAAAATGAAgaagatggagatggagatggaacAGGTGTTTGAGATGAAGGTCAAAGAAAAAGTTCAAAAACTGAAGGACTCTGAAGCTGAGCTCCAACGGCGCCATgagcaaatgaaaaagaatttggaagcacagcacaaagaattagaggaaaaacGTCGTCAGTTTGAAGATGAGAAAGCaaactgggaagcccaacaacGTATTTTAGAACAACAGAACTCTTCAAGAACCttggaaaagaacaagaaaaaagggAAGATCTTTTAAACCCTCTATTGACCACCAGTTACGTATTAGTTGCCAATATGCCAGCTTGGACATCAGTGTTTGTTGGATCCATTTGACCAAT
Proteins encoded in this window:
- the LOC133233502 gene encoding septin-7-like: MVVGESGLGKSTLINSLFLTDLYSPEYPGPSHRIKKTVQVEQSKVLIKEGGVQLLLTIVDTPGFGDAVDNSNCWQPVIDYIDSKFEDYLNAESRVNRRQMPDNRVQCCLYFIAPSGHGLKPLDIEFMKHLHEKVNIIPLIAKADTLTPEECQQFKKQIMKEIQEHKIKIYEFPETDDEEENKLVKKIKDRLPLAVVGSNTIIEVNGKRVRGRQYPWGVAEVENGEHCDFTILRNMLIRTHMQDLKDVTNNVHYENYRSRKLAAVTYNGVDNNKNKGQLTKSPLAQMEEERREHVAKMKKMEMEMEQVFEMKVKEKVQKLKDSEAELQRRHEQMKKNLEAQHKELEEKRRQFEDEKANWEAQQRILEQQNSSRTLEKNKKKGKIF